The genomic window CCACTCGAATTTCCCGGCCTCGCCGGGCTTGAATTCGCCCGGATAGCTCCACTTCACCATCGAGGGGTAGGTCACGCCGGCCTGGCTGTGCCAGGGTTCCTCGACAATACTGGTCATGATCGAGTTCATCCCGTGAGCCGCGAAATTTTGCGCGTAGGCCTCCAGGATTTTCCAGTGCTGCTCGCTCCACAACTCCACGCCGTGGGTCCGTCCCACTCCGGCCGGGTCCTGCCAGATATTGAGATAAAATTTCCACTCCGGCGCGGGGGACAGCACCGCCGGCAGCACCTCGAGCCTGACCTCGAATTCCACGGCTCCGCCGGGCGAGGCTGTGGCCGTGAATGCGCCCTCGTACATGCCGGGAGCCGCATCGGCGGGCAGGGTTATCGTGATCCAGACAGGCTGAGCGAAGTTGGCCTTGACCTCCACCGATGAGACTTCCAGCAGGGGGTCGGCGGTCATGTTCATGGACTCGTCCACCGGCACGAACCCGCCGTAGCGCACCCGGACCGCCTCGCCGGGGATAGCCGCTCCGCCGGGGCCGGTCAGTGCGCCCATCGCACCGGTAAGTTTGTCGATATCCCTGTTGCTGCGGACCACAACCTGGCCGCTGACCACCTCCCCGGCCAGACCGGCCATTTCCAGGGTTCTGTTGTCCGGCTCACGGGTGAAACTGCCGCGGTAAACCCGGACCTCGATCGGGGCCGCCCAGCCCGTGAGAGTTGCTTTCCCGCTCTGCCCGCCAGGAGGAGCGCAGGAAACCAGGGCAATAAGGACCAAAAAGAAAAAAGTCAGTGCGCGGGACATGGCAGCTCCATTCGAGTCGAGTGATATTCCGAACCAGAATTGCCGAGAGAAAGCAGGGACAGGTTTGACCACCGGGACTCTCAGCGATGCTGTCTGCCCCAATATGTACCGCCCACAGAGATTTGGCAAGCCGCCAACGGTCGCCGGCCAAGGTGCCGCCGAAAAAGATTGACACCCCACCCGCAGGCGGTTCATAATACCCTAAAAGACTCTAATCAAACCATTATTCCGCCAGCCGGGGAGTTATGCGATGAAAGTTTATCTCGTCAGACACGGCCGGGCAGTGTCCCCGCAAGCTGATGCAGCCAAGCCCCTCAGCGATGAGGGCCGCAGTGAAATCGAACATGTCGCCCGTACGCTGAAAAATATGAACATCTCCGTATCCGCTGTTTACCACAGCGGGAAACTGAGGGCCGAGGAAAGCGCGATGATCCTGGCAGCCGCCCTGGAAGCGGGCAGCGCCAAACAGACATCGGGGCTGGCGCCAAACGACGAGCCGGAGGAATCGCTGGGGCTGATCGAGGCCAGCGAAGGGGATATCATGCTGGTGGCCCACCTTCCCCTGCTTGACCGTCTCCTGCGCGTACTGGTCAACCCGGAGAAGGACGAGGGGCTGCCGGAGTTCGGGGCCGGGACCATGGTGGCCGTGGAGCAGGTCGGCGACAGCTGGCAGATTTTCCGCGCCCTGGGTCCGCACATGATCTGGTAAAGCAGGTTATAAGCAAAACTGATATCCGGCAAAACCCGCCGTCCGGCGGGTTTTGTTTGCATGGGAGGAACATTCTAACTTCCGCTCCGACTACTTTTGCCTTATATTGCTCACCCCCGACAAAGCAAAAACACTCTAAACGAAGACCAGGAGTCAGCAGGTGAAACTGATCCGGAAAGCGGACCCGCGCGATGTCCAGAAGATCGCGCTGGGAGCCGACGAGTATGTCGACAGGCTCTACGGCTGTTTCAGATTTGACAACTCCCGGGCCGACGGATTCCAGCCAGAGCGCGAACTGGAGCTGATCATGCGCGGAGGAGTCTTTCACAAAGTCACTGTCCCGGAGGAGTTGAAAATTCCTCTCGAGGCCGGCAAAGCGGTCAACAACGACAGCTTCTACATCGAACCAATCGGCGCCAACCTGGATTCGATGATGCTGCTAACCATGCGCGCGGGCTGGAACCAGGTGGAACAGGACCTGCAGCGGATTGTGGACCTGGACCCGCAGGGCAATTTCGTGGCGAGTTTCCGCACTGCCGACCACGATATCCCGGTCAGCACGGCCAGTGTCGCCCCTGTCGGCAGCCGCAACACTTGGATCGGCATGATCCTGGTCCACCCCGAGCTGCGCCGCCAAGGTATCGCCAACGCGATGATGCAGCACTGTGTCAACTACGCTATCGAGCAGGGGAAAGTAATCAACGGGCTGGACGCCACTCCGATGGGCAATACGGTCTACGGCGCTGTGGGTTATACGGACAGCTTCAGGATCTGGCGCTCGTGGTTCGACCCCTCGCAGTTCAACCAGAGTTCGTTCGACCAGACCCGGATCAGTCGTGTCAGCGCCGCTGATCTCGACGAGCTGATCCGCTACGACAGCACCCGCTGGCTGGCACGCGAGAATATTATCCGCGCCCTGTTCACCGACAGCGCCGAGGAAGCCTACCTCTCGCGCAACGGAAACGGCGAGATCGAGGGCTATCTGTTCGCCCGTCCGGGTCGGCTGCGCTACTTTATCGGCCCGTTCGTAGCCGACGACGATCCCACCGCGCGCGGCCTGCTGACCTGCGTCTGCCACAGCCTTTCCGCCCGGGGAATCACTGAATCCTTTATCGACACACCCGAAAGCAAGTTCAATCACCCAGGCGTCTACGACAAAAGCGTTTTCGACCAGCAGCAGAAACCCTCGGACCATAAACTTATCGCCAAGCTGACCCCCGTGCGCGATTTTACCCGTATGTACCAGGCTGTCGATGAACGCAAGGCCGAGAATCTGGTCGGGGAATTCATCGATAAGGAAAAACTCGACCCGGAAAACCGCCGCGTGGTTGAGTTCAGCCAGGCGATGTACGATTCGGTGGCCAATTACACCGAAACGATGGGGTTCATGGAGTACGAGGAGAAGGTCCTTCAGCATTACCACTGGGGAACCACAGGGCCGGAAAAAGGATAAGGACTTTTTGATTTATCAGAGAGGAAAAAACGGGCGGGCCGGCACGGTAATTGCTTTTCGCCAGATGGGATGCATTATCTTAAGTCATAGCGGTTCAGGCAATTACCGTGCCGGCCCGCCGTCGGCTGTGCCTGTAATTTAACGCTGCCGATAATATCCGAAACCGTACATAAGCACGAAAGGCGGCCCTCGATGGGCCGCCTTTCGTGTCTGGTAGTGCCGTTTCTGTAATTAATACTTCACCAGCTCATCCACCTGCACGGTGCGTTCCCACTCGATACTGCGGCGGGCGGCGATCCCTACGATGATACTCATCGCTCCGGCGCGCGTCCCGGCTGTCTGCTCCATCGGGTCGTCGGTGCCGCGGAAAATCATGTTCTGCATCTTGTCGTCGGCGCCCCAGTGGCCGCCCTTGCCCGCCGTGTGTTCCTCGGTCTCGCTGAGCGAAAACGCGCGGCTTTCGCTGAACAGAGGAGAGATCCTGAAATCCGACAGCGCTTTCTGCTCCCAGGGCTGGCTGTGGTAGACTCGCACATCCAGGCGGCCGTTGGTGCAGTTGAACCCCACCTGGTAACCCTCGTAGGGCATGAAACAGTTGAGCGAGTAAGTAAGCAGGATATCGTTGTGGTAGCGGATATTGGCGCTCATCGTGTCCCAGATGTTGATTTCTTCGCGGAACAGGCAGGCGTCGCGAATGTACCCGTCGTATTTCTCGTTATCCACATAAAGCCGCATCGCTTCTTCGCTTCTGGTAATATCCCAGTAGAAATCACATTTCTGCTGGTGCGGGCATGTCCGGCAGTTTTTGCCACGGAACGGGCTGTTCCAGCCGTACTTGCGGAGGTCGCCCTGGGCGGTGACCTCCATCGGCTCGGCGCCCAGCCACCAGTTCAGCAGATCGAAATGGTGAGTTGCCTTATGCACCCACAGCGAGCCGCCGTACTGCTTGAACCCGTGCCAGCGACGGAAATACGAGGCTCCGTGGGATGTGTTGAGGAAATAATTATAGTCGACTGAGGTTACGATCCCCAGTTCACCGGAGTTGAGTATTTCCTTGATTTTCTCGGCCTCGGGATTGTAGCGGTAGTTGAACGTCACCCGCACGTGCTTGCCGGTGCGCTTTTCTGTATCGACAATCTCCTGGCACATCTGCTCGTCCGTGGCCATCGGCTTCTCGGTGATCACGTCGCAGCCCAGTTCCATCGCACGGCAGATATACTTGGCGTGGAAACAGTCGGTAGTGGTCACAATCACCGTGTCGGGTTTTGTCTCGCGGATCATCTTGTCGAACCCGGTATCCAGATACACCGGGACATCGATTCCCATGTGGCGCTTAGCGTTTGCAAGACGGCCGGGATTGCGGTCGCACAGGCCGACAAACTCCACGATATCGCCATAGTTCTGCACCAGGCGACGGCCCCACATGTTGATTCCGCGGGTTCCCGTGCCCACCAGGCAGTATTTTTTTGCCTTCCCGCTCGGTGCGAAACGGAACGGACCGCGGCCCATTACCATCGGGGCGATAATTGCGGCGTTGGCCGAGGTGGCGAGAAATTTACGGCGATCCATTGTTTTCTGCTGGTCCGGCATGGTTTCCCTCCTAAGTAGAGATGGAGTAAACTGAACTTGTTGGATCTCGAGGAGTGATATTCCGTGGTATCCGCCTGCCGCTCCAGGTGGATAAGTTGACCTTGTCTTTGCAATCTATGCGTGGCAAACGGAAGTGGCAAGCTGTTTGTTGATGGTAAGTTACAACGGGTAGATTGTGCGTGCCGTCTCAGGGTGACTTGATTTCCTCGGTGTCGATCTCGTACTTCTTGATCCTGTACTGGAGAGTTTTGTAGCTGATTCCCAGCAACCTGGCCGCAGCCACGGCTCGGCTGCCGGATCTCCCTGGCGATTTCCGGTGTGGCGAACGCATCCTGCGGCTGGGATGGAGACCGGTCCGGGACAATCCCCCTGTCCTTGAGTTGGTTGTCGATATGCAGGATCGCCTCGTTGATCTGGCGGTTGAGTTCCACCAGCTTGTCGACAACCTTGTGCTGCTGACGGTTATAGATCAGGAACTGGGTTGTGCTGACCGCCGCCAGCAGCAGCGTGAACATGATTGTCAACTGGGCGCGGACACCGAATATGATTCTCTTCTCAGGCTTTGGCAGTCTGGTTTCATTCGTTTCAGGGGATTTCGATACCGATAAAATGAGTGGTGCCGTCGCGCAAAACCATGAACAGCGACGCGCTGCCCGGTTCGATATCCTCCAGCAGGTCCTGGACCTCCTGGACGCTGTTCACCGGCGTGCGGTCGATAGAAAGCAGCACATCGCCAGCCCGGATTCCCCGCATTGCGGCCAGGCCTCCCTCGCTGACCCGCTCGACAAACACTCCCCGCCGGTTTTGAATCTCCAGCACGTCGAAGTCGTGTTCGTTCAGTTCGCGAAGCTGGAGACCCAGCGTGGGGGTCCGTTTCACCTGCGGTTTTGCCGCTGCCGCGATAGCGCGGGAGCTGCCGGAGATCTCCTTGCTGCCCAGCCGGACACGGCGCAACAGGCGATTGCCGTCGCGGAAAACAGTCACCTCTATCTCATCGCCCGGCCGGTACTTGGCGATTGTTTCCTGCAACTGATGGCTGAACCGGATTAGCTGCCCCTCGACCTCCAGGATCACGTCGCCGCGACGGACTCCTCCCAGTTCGGCCGGGGAACCACTGGAGGGCGAGAAATCCTCGATCAGCACTCCCTGCGGGTTCTTCAGCCCCAGGGCGCGCGCCCGCACAGGGTCAAGCCCCTGGATCACTACTCCCAGCACGGGCCTGATCACCCGGCCGTATGCGATCAGGTCCTCCATCACCCTGCGCGCCAGGTTGACCGGAATAGCGAACCCGTAGCCCTGATACAGTCCTGTCTTGCTGGCGAGCGCCGTGTTGATCCCGATCAGGTCGCCCTGGAGGCTTACCAGCGCACCGCCGGAGTTGCCGGGGTTGATCACCGCATCGGTCTGGATGAAACTCTCGATCGACTGGTCCACGTTGCCCTGAATATTCTGCGGGTCCCCGCTGAGGATGTCAATCTTGCGGCTCTTGGCGCTGATTATCCCGGCGGTGACCGAAATCCCCAGCTCCATCGGGTTACCGATCGCCAGCACCCACGCGCCGATATTGCAGGAATCGCTGTCGCCGAACGAGATCGCCGGCAGCCGGGTGCCCGGCTCCAGGTCCTTCACTTTCAGCACAGCCAGGTCCGTGGTATGGTCCGTGCCCACCACCTCCGCCTCGTAAGTGCGCCCGTCCAGCAGCATGATCTGGATATCCTCGGCCCGGGTGATCACGTGGTTGTTGGTCAGCAGGTACCCGTCGCCGGTCACTATCACCCCGCTGCCCATGTTGATCACCCTGTCGCGGCCCGACTCCGCCCGTCGCCTGGGCCGTGAACTGGAGATACTGACCACCGAGGGAGTTACTTTCGAGGCTGTTTCCTGGAACGCAGCGTTGAGGCTCATCGCCGCCTGCATCGCCCCGGACAACCCGCCGTCCTGGGCGAAAGCGGCCGGAACGGAGATCACCAGCACTATAATAGCCGCGGCTAACCGCCCCATGACATCATTCCGTAAGATTCCGCTCATGACAACCTCTCGTATGCGGTGAGGACTGCGCTCTATCTCGGGGAAAAACAAAAGCCGTGGCCGGACGGGGCGGCCGTGACCCGCCAATCTTTCAAGCCCGGCGGCTGACAGGTGCTCCGGCTGCCGGGACTTTCGCTGTCCATGCCGGTGGCATAAAGACAATATACCCTAGATGGGGCGTCGTTTTCAAGCAATGGCCGCATCGAGGACAGCGGGGTTGACCGGACNNNNNNNNNNAGGCGTGCCCAGGCTAATTTTATCCACATGGCATAATCAGCAGGGAGGAAGGGGAATTAACGGACGATTGCTCAAAACTCACGCAGCCTGCATCGGTTTAATCACTCTGCTGCTCGCCGCGCCCCCCTCAGCCGGACAGGGGACAGCGGATACGAGCGGTATCAGGGCCGCTGCTGCTGAACTCTATGCCCGCGCGAAACTGCTTGGCGCCCGATCGGACTCGCTCAAAAAGGCGGCGGACCTTCTAAAGACCAGGGCGGACAGTATCCTGCTGGCCAGCGGTCTGGCAGCGCCGCCGGAGCCTGACCACTGGAGCGGGAGTTTCGGGCTGGGCTACACCCTCAACCGGGGCAACTCGGAACAGACATCCCTGGTCAGCACGTTCGACGCCGAGCGGGATGGCGACAAGACCCGGTTTATCTCGCACAACTCTGTCACCAATACGACCAGCGAGGGCGGCGAAAAAACCAACAAAGGCGCGTTCAAGAACAAGTTCGAACTGGAACGGAGCGAGTGGTTTTTCTTTTTCGCGGTCCTGGACGCCGACTACAACCGTCAGGCCGGCGTTAACCTGCGGCTGTCCCCTGGAGCCGGAGTCGGTATTTCCGCGGTGGACAGCAAACGGCTGAGAGTGGACTTCAATTTCGGAGCCAACCCGGTGACCGAGTTCCTGCGCGACCAGCCCAGCCGCACCAAGGGCCATTACCTGGCCAGCGAGGCGCTGGCGCTGACGCTCAACGGCCGTACCCGGCTCACCCAGAATGTCACCTGGAAACCCCGGTTCGGCAAGACGGAGGACTACCTGCTCAACTTCGGGATTACCCTGGTCAGCCAACTCACCAGCAGTTTCGACCTTAAAATGACGCTCGAGGGCCGCTACGACAGCCGTCCGCCCGTGCGTACGCCCGCTGTCAAACGCCAGGACTGGATGTTTTTCACCTCGGTTTC from Candidatus Glassbacteria bacterium includes these protein-coding regions:
- a CDS encoding DUF4091 domain-containing protein, giving the protein MNRLRVGCQSFSAAPWPATVGGLPNLCGRYILGQTASLRVPVVKPVPAFSRQFWFGISLDSNGAAMSRALTFFFLVLIALVSCAPPGGQSGKATLTGWAAPIEVRVYRGSFTREPDNRTLEMAGLAGEVVSGQVVVRSNRDIDKLTGAMGALTGPGGAAIPGEAVRVRYGGFVPVDESMNMTADPLLEVSSVEVKANFAQPVWITITLPADAAPGMYEGAFTATASPGGAVEFEVRLEVLPAVLSPAPEWKFYLNIWQDPAGVGRTHGVELWSEQHWKILEAYAQNFAAHGMNSIMTSIVEEPWHSQAGVTYPSMVKWSYPGEFKPGEAGKFEWDFSIFDRYVALMIEAGVKDKIDMYALVKGPGGTLDASIQYLDLSVGEQRVVEMEVGEPEWEEIWIAFLPVLRKHLEDKGWFDIAMLGFDEKPERIMEIIYSFIGTHARDFKVVSSGGYPGDENKTGDEIVFPMDDLRDQRRWRNIEPLVKEMAADERYVSWYTACWPHYPNTFLFSHLRETRFIGWVTWKFGFDGYTRWAVNFYPEDIWNQPRYKWPSGDMFFVYPGRNGPLDSMRWEVMRQGIQDYEALGMAMELAEKAGRDDLVEKLERAVNRAAMFDSCGLMPYVEQARAVVNDVIRELGGKQSAAG
- the sixA gene encoding phosphohistidine phosphatase SixA, which produces MKVYLVRHGRAVSPQADAAKPLSDEGRSEIEHVARTLKNMNISVSAVYHSGKLRAEESAMILAAALEAGSAKQTSGLAPNDEPEESLGLIEASEGDIMLVAHLPLLDRLLRVLVNPEKDEGLPEFGAGTMVAVEQVGDSWQIFRALGPHMIW
- a CDS encoding GNAT family N-acetyltransferase, which produces MKLIRKADPRDVQKIALGADEYVDRLYGCFRFDNSRADGFQPERELELIMRGGVFHKVTVPEELKIPLEAGKAVNNDSFYIEPIGANLDSMMLLTMRAGWNQVEQDLQRIVDLDPQGNFVASFRTADHDIPVSTASVAPVGSRNTWIGMILVHPELRRQGIANAMMQHCVNYAIEQGKVINGLDATPMGNTVYGAVGYTDSFRIWRSWFDPSQFNQSSFDQTRISRVSAADLDELIRYDSTRWLARENIIRALFTDSAEEAYLSRNGNGEIEGYLFARPGRLRYFIGPFVADDDPTARGLLTCVCHSLSARGITESFIDTPESKFNHPGVYDKSVFDQQQKPSDHKLIAKLTPVRDFTRMYQAVDERKAENLVGEFIDKEKLDPENRRVVEFSQAMYDSVANYTETMGFMEYEEKVLQHYHWGTTGPEKG
- a CDS encoding Gfo/Idh/MocA family oxidoreductase, coding for MPDQQKTMDRRKFLATSANAAIIAPMVMGRGPFRFAPSGKAKKYCLVGTGTRGINMWGRRLVQNYGDIVEFVGLCDRNPGRLANAKRHMGIDVPVYLDTGFDKMIRETKPDTVIVTTTDCFHAKYICRAMELGCDVITEKPMATDEQMCQEIVDTEKRTGKHVRVTFNYRYNPEAEKIKEILNSGELGIVTSVDYNYFLNTSHGASYFRRWHGFKQYGGSLWVHKATHHFDLLNWWLGAEPMEVTAQGDLRKYGWNSPFRGKNCRTCPHQQKCDFYWDITRSEEAMRLYVDNEKYDGYIRDACLFREEINIWDTMSANIRYHNDILLTYSLNCFMPYEGYQVGFNCTNGRLDVRVYHSQPWEQKALSDFRISPLFSESRAFSLSETEEHTAGKGGHWGADDKMQNMIFRGTDDPMEQTAGTRAGAMSIIVGIAARRSIEWERTVQVDELVKY
- a CDS encoding PDZ domain-containing protein, which codes for MSGILRNDVMGRLAAAIIVLVISVPAAFAQDGGLSGAMQAAMSLNAAFQETASKVTPSVVSISSSRPRRRAESGRDRVINMGSGVIVTGDGYLLTNNHVITRAEDIQIMLLDGRTYEAEVVGTDHTTDLAVLKVKDLEPGTRLPAISFGDSDSCNIGAWVLAIGNPMELGISVTAGIISAKSRKIDILSGDPQNIQGNVDQSIESFIQTDAVINPGNSGGALVSLQGDLIGINTALASKTGLYQGYGFAIPVNLARRVMEDLIAYGRVIRPVLGVVIQGLDPVRARALGLKNPQGVLIEDFSPSSGSPAELGGVRRGDVILEVEGQLIRFSHQLQETIAKYRPGDEIEVTVFRDGNRLLRRVRLGSKEISGSSRAIAAAAKPQVKRTPTLGLQLRELNEHDFDVLEIQNRRGVFVERVSEGGLAAMRGIRAGDVLLSIDRTPVNSVQEVQDLLEDIEPGSASLFMVLRDGTTHFIGIEIP
- a CDS encoding DUF481 domain-containing protein yields the protein MPRLILSTWHNQQGGRGINGRLLKTHAACIGLITLLLAAPPSAGQGTADTSGIRAAAAELYARAKLLGARSDSLKKAADLLKTRADSILLASGLAAPPEPDHWSGSFGLGYTLNRGNSEQTSLVSTFDAERDGDKTRFISHNSVTNTTSEGGEKTNKGAFKNKFELERSEWFFFFAVLDADYNRQAGVNLRLSPGAGVGISAVDSKRLRVDFNFGANPVTEFLRDQPSRTKGHYLASEALALTLNGRTRLTQNVTWKPRFGKTEDYLLNFGITLVSQLTSSFDLKMTLEGRYDSRPPVRTPAVKRQDWMFFTSVSYNFW